The genomic DNA TGCCGACACCGACCACGATGTCGTCGGCGAGTTCGCACGCACGCTCGATCGCACCGAGGCCCGCCGGCGTGCGCAGCGTGATTTCGAGCACTTTCACGCCGCCCGCATGCAATGCGCGCGACACGTGTTCGCCCTGTTCGACCGTGTCGAACGCGAGCACCGGAATCACCGGGCCGAGGCGCACGATATCGCTTACTGTTTTCGCCGTCATGGTCAGACTCCTTGTTTCTGAAGCGCCGCGCCGGCTTGCGCGGTGCTCGTGTGATGGCCGCTGGGTTGATGGCCGTGCTTGTCGCCGTGCTTATGGTCACTGCCGTGGCCGTCCTCGCCGACCAGCCTGCCGAATACCGACGCGCCCTGCTCCGCCGGCGCCGCCGCCGCCCGGAATACGCCGAACAGCTCGCGGCCGAAGCCGACTTCGTTGTCCGCCTGATGCAGCGGCTCTGCGTTCGGACGCGCGGCCCATTCGGCGGCGTCGATTTCGATGTCGAGCACGCCGGCTTCGGCGTCGATCACCAGCATGTCGCCGGTGCGAACCTTGCCGATCGGCCCTTGCAGCAACGCTTCCGGCGACAGATGAATCACCGCCGGCACCTTGCCCGACGCGCCCGACATGCGGCCGTCGGTCACCAGCGCGACATGGAAACCCTGATCCTGCAGCACACCGAGCAGCGGCGTCAAACGATGCAGCTCGGGCATGCCGTTTGCCTGCGCGCCCTGAAAGCGCACCACCGCGATGAAGTCGCGCTTGAGCTCACCATTGTCGAACGCTTCCTGCACCGCTTCCTGCGAATCGAACACGATCGCTGGCGCCTTCACCTTGCGGTGCTGCGCCGCGACCGCCGAGATCTTGATCACGCCACGGCCGAGCTTGCCCTGCATCAGACGCAGGCCGCCGTCCGGCTGGAACGGCTCCTTGATGCCGCGCAGCACCGCGGTATCCGCGCTGGCCTCGACGCCCGCCACCCATTGCAGCTTGCTGTCGATCAGCTTCGGCTCCTCGGTGTAGCGCTTCAGGCCCTTGCCCGCGACCGTGTTCACGTCTTCATGCAGCAGACCGCCTTCGAGCAGATTGCGCACGAGGAACGCGACACCGCCCGCCGCGTGGAAGTGGTTCACGTCGGCCTTGCCATTCGGATAGATCTTCGCGAGCAGCGGCACGGCCTGCGACAGCGTGTCGAAGTCGTCCCAGTCGATCACGATGCCTGCCGCACGCGCAATCGCGACGAGGTGCAGCGTGTGATTGGTCGAGCCACCGGTCGCCAGCAGCGCGACGATGCCGTTGACGATCGCCTTCTCGTCGACGACATGGCCGATCGGCATGTAGTGACCGCGCTCGACGGTCAGATCGAGCACGCGGCGCGCGGCCTGCGCGGTCAGCGCGTCGCGAAGCGACGTGTGCGGATGCACGAAGGCCGAGCCAGGCAGATGCAGGCCCATCACTTCCATCAGCATCTGGTTGCTGTTCGCGGTGCCGTAGAAGGTGCAGGTGCCGTGGCTGTGATAGGCGGCCGCTTCCGCTTCGAGCAGCGCCTCGCGGCCGCACTGGCCGGTCGCGAACTGCTGGCGCGTCTTCGCTTTGTCGTCATTGGACAGGCCGCTCGCCATCGGCCCCGCCGGCACGAAGATGGTCGGCAGATGGCCGAATTGCAGCGCGCCGATCAGGAGACCCGGCACGATCTTGTCGCAGATGCCGAGGCACAGCGCCGCGTCGAACATATTGTGCGTGAGCGCGACGGCCGTGCTCATCGCGATCACTTCGCGCGAGAACAGCGACAGCTCCATGCCCGCGTTGCCCTGCGTGACGCCGTCGCACATCGCCGGCACGCCGCCCGCGAATTGCGCGACGCCGCCGTTTTCACGCGCGGCCTGCTTGATGATGTCCGGGTAGTTTTTGTACGGCGCGTGCGCCGACAGCATCTCGTTGTACGAGGAAACGATGCCGATGTTCGGCTCGCGGATCTGCTTGATCACGAGCTTGTCGTTGCCTTCGAGGCCTGCGAAACCGTGGGCGAGGTTCGCGCACGACAACGCGCCGCGCGCCGGGAAGCGCCCCTGCGCATGCTGGATACGGGCCAGATACGCTTCACGGGTGGGCTTGCTGCGCTCGATCACGCGTTTGGTGACCTTCAACAATTGCGAATGCGGGGAAACCATCGGAGCTCCTTCGTCGTTGGCGGCAGGCGCGCGCATGACACCAGGCGGTATCGCGGGGTTGTGTTGTCGAACGAGGCAATGTTAGTAGAAAAACTACATGATCGCAATGACGAACTCTGCTGCGACGCCGCATCGCGCTGATGGCCGCATCGCCCTATTGACGGTGCTTGTACGCTCCACAGCAAAAACCCAGGGAATACACTTACTCATCGATATGTAGTTTTTGTACATCCCTTTTGTATGCCATCGGTCAATCGGATATAGTCCACACGTTCTTCAGCATAGTGCGAGTTTTCCGATGATGCTGTCCCAGGTGGAGGAGATGCGCGACCAGCTGCGCCCGTCCGAGCGCAAGCTGGCCGATTACGTGATCGAGGCGCCGCGCGAGGTGCTCGATCTGTCGATGACCGAGGTCGCCGCGCGCGCGGGCGTGAGTCAGCCGACGATCGCGCGCTTCTGTCACGCGCTCGGCTTTTCCGGGTTTCGCGAGTTCAAGATCCGCCTCGCGCAGGGCATCGCCGCCGAAGTGCCGGCCGTCTATCGCGACGTGCGGCCCGACGAGCCGACGCCGGGCGTCGCCGCGAAGGTGCTCGACCGGACCATCGGCGCGCTGATCCAGGTGCGCAACAATCTGTCGTCGGACAGCGTCGCGGCGGCCATCGACATCCTCGCGCGGGCGAAGCGCATCGAGTTCTACGGCGCGGGCGGCTCGGGCATCGCCGCACTCGACGTGCAGCACAAGTTCTTTCGGCTCGGCATGCCGAGCGTCGCCTATTCGGACCCGCATACGTTTCTGATGTCGGCGGCGCTGCTGGGCGAGGGCGACGTCGTGGTCGCGATCTCGAACACGGGCCGCACGCGCGACATCATCGACGCCGCGAAGGCCGCGCTGAAAGCGGGCGCAAAGGTGATCGCGATCACGCACGGCAATTCGCCGCTCGCGCGGCTCGCAACCGTGGGCCTCTTTGCAAACGTCGACGAAGACACGGATATCTTTTCGCCGATGACCTCGCGCGTGTCGCATCTTGCGATCGGCGACATTCTGGCGGTCGGCGTCGCGCTGAGCCGCGGGCCGGACCTGGTGGAGAAGCTCGCGCAGACGAAGGAAGTGATTCATCGGCGGCGGGTGGATTCGCGGGGATAACGCGCGACGAAAAATAAAACAAAGGGCGGTGTGCCGTTCAACCGGCGCACCGCCCTTTCCGTCTGTTCCAGCCCGGCGCTGAACGCCGTCAGCCGCTCAGAACGGCTTGATCACCACCAGCGCGACCGCCACGAGCATGCCAAGCACCGGCAATTCGTTGAACATCCGATACCACTTGTCCGAGCGGCGATTCTCGCCGCGCTCGAACCTGCGCAGCAGCACGCCGCAATACGCGTGGTAGATGACGAGCAGCACGACCACGCCGACCTTCGCGTGAATCCAGCCCTCCCCGCTGCCGATGCCGATGACGAGCCACAACCACAGCCCGCACGCGATCGCGGGCACGGCAATGAGGCTCATGAAGCGGAACAGTTTGCGCGCCATCAGCAGAAGACGCGCCGTCGCGGCGGGTTCCGTTTCCATCGCCAGATTGACGAAGATGCGCGGCAGATAAAACAGGCCCGCAAACCAGGAAGCAATCAATACGATGTGAAACGTCTTTACCCAGAGCATCGGCGGGTCCTTGTTGTTGTGGCGCTTCGATTCGTGGTTATTGACGGCCTTCGCCGTGACCCAGCACGACGTACTTCAGCGATGTCAGCCCTTCGAGGCCGACCGGACCACGCGCGTGCAGCTTGTCGTTGGAGATGCCGATCTCGGCGCCGAGGCCGAACTCGAAGCCGTCCGCGAAACGCGTCGACGCGTTGACCATCACGCTTGCCGAATCGACTTCGCGCAGGAAGCGCATCGCGCGGTCGTGGTCTTCGGTGACGATCGCGTCGGTGTGCTGCGAGCTGTACGTGTTGATATGCTCGATCGCCGCGTCGATGCCGTCGACCACCTTGATCGCGAGTACGGGCGCGAGATATTCGGTGCGCCAGTCTTCCTCGGTCGCGTCGACGAGCGGACCGACGCCCGCATCGGCCAGCACCGCGCGCGCCGCCGCATCGACGCGCAGCTCGACTTCCTTGCCGCGATACAGCTTGCCGAGCGGCGGCAGCACTTCAGCCGCGATGCCGCGCGCGACCAGCAGCGTCTCCATCGTGTTGCAGGTGCCGTAGCGGTGCGTCTTCGCGTTGTCGCAGACATTGAGCGCCTTCGCCAGGTCCGCGCGATCGTCGACATAGACGTGGCAGATGCCGTCGAGGTGCTTGATCATCGGCACGCGCGCTTCGTTCATCAGACGCTCGATCAGGCTCTTGCCGCCGCGCGGCACGATCACGTCGACGTACCCGGTCATCGTGATCAGCTTGCCGACCGCCGCGCGGTCCGCCGTCGCGACCACCTGCACCGCGTCCTGCGGCAAGCCAGCGGCTTCGAGCCCCTCGCCGATCAGCTTCGCGAGCGCGGTATTGCACTCGAGCGCTTCGGAGCCGCCGCGCAGAATGGTCGCATTGCCGGACTTCAGGCACAACGCGGCCGCGTCGATCGTCACGTTCGGGCGCGATTCGTAGATGATGCCGATCACGCCGAGCGGCACACGCATCTGGCCGACCTGAATGCCGCTCGGCCGATACTTCAGATTGCTGATTTCACCGATCGGATCGGCCAGCGCCGCGACCTGGCGCAGGCCTTCGACCATCGTCTTCAGCGCCTTGTCCGACAGCGTCAAACGGTCGATGAACGCAGCGTCGTGCCCCTTGCCGCGAGCGCGTTCGAGGTCGCGCGCGTTGGCGGCCTTCAGCAGATCGGCATCGCGCTCGATAGCCTCGGCAACAGCCGCGAGCGCCGCATTCTTCGCGGCGGTCGAGGCACGCGCCATCGCGCGCGAAGCCTGGCGGGCGCGCCGGCCGAGGTCGGTCATGTACTGGTCGATATCCATGGTCATTCTCGTGATGCCCCGCACTTTTGCGTGCGGTGGTCGGGCAAGATTAGCGAAAGATCAAACGATTGTAAGTCGGGTACTGGGGCTTTGCTCGCGCGCGGGCAGCGGGTGCGATGAGCTGTCGCGGGTTTGCCGATGCGTGGCGTCGAGCGTGCGGCACGCGAAACGCGGTGGTCTGCAGGTGGAACGGCTGGCGGTTGCTACGCGATTGCTCGCGTCAGACTGGCCGCCGCGTTGGCTCCGCGGTTGACGCCCGAGGTCGCGGCGGCGGCACTGGCGACGCTGCCGGCGATTTCGGCGCGGCCACCGCCATGGCGAGCTCGAACAGGCCGTCCCACGGATCGGGAGGAGGATCGTTGCGATGATTGCGCGGCGTGCCGCCCGACAAACCCTTCACCTGCCGGTCGAGCCGCGCCGCCAGCGCGAGCGCCTTCTCGAGCGCCGCTTCGCTGACGCGCGACAGTGCCGGCCCGATCAGCCGTTCGCGCGGACCCCACACGCGGTTCTCGCGGGTGAGCATCGCGAGCGGCTTGCCGGCCGCGACGCCGCGCTTGATTCGCAGCAGCGTGCGCACTTCCTCGACGACGGCCCACAGCACGAGCACCGTGGCCTCGCCTTCACCGCGCAGCCCGTCGAGCATGCGCGCGAGACGGCCGACGTCGCCCGCGAGCATCGCCTCGTTGAGCTTGAACACGTCGTAGCGCGCGACGTTGAGCACCGCATCCTGCACCTGATCGAAGCTCAACGAGCCGCTCGGATACAGCAGCCCGAGCTTCTGGATTTCCTGATGCGCGGCGAGCAGATTGCCCTCGACGCGCTCGGCGATAAACGCGAGGGCGCGCCGCCCTTCCTCGCCAGCCGCGACGCGCTGCCCCTGGGCCGCGAGCCGCTGCCCGACCCAGTTCGGCAGTTGCGCGCGCTCGACCGGATCGATCTTCAGCGCGACGCCGGCATCGGCGAGCGCGGTGAACCATGCCGACTTCTGCGTGGCGGCGTCGAGGCGCGGCAGCGTGATCATCGTCAGCACGTCGTCATTGACGGTCGACGCGAGCGCCTTCAGCGCATCGGCGCCTTCCTTGCCCGGCTTGCCCGACGGAATGCGCAACTCGACGAGCTGCCGGTCGCCGAACAGCGACATCGACTGGCTTGCGCCGAGCAGCGAACTCCAGTCGAAACCGCGCTCGACCGTGAACACCGAGCGGTCGGTGAAGCCCGCCGCGCGCGCAGCCGCACGGATGCGGTCACAGGCTTCCTGCGCGAGCAGGTGCTCGTCGCCGTACACGACGTACAGTCCGGCGAGGCCCTTGGCGAGATGCGCTTCGAGCGCGTCAGGTCGCAGTTGCATGGCTGGCGGTTGACGGGATGGATGAGATTCGACGAATCACGAACAGAGCGACGCTCACAGCGGCGGCGGCGGCAGCGGTGCGCGCGGCGCGATGGCCGGCACGGCTTCTGCCGGTGTCGGATGCAGCGAGCGCACCACGCCGAGACGGCGGACCAGCTGATCGACCGCGTCGTTCTCCATGTCGGCGAACAGGATGTCGGACTCGGCGGCCTTCGCCTGCGAGAACTGGTCGCTATAGGTCATCGCGCGGTTCAGCGCGATCACGCTGCCCGGAATCAGCACGGTGCCGTCCTTGCCGGTCAGCGTGTAGGTCATATGCAGATTCAGCTGATACTCGGCGACGACGCCCAGCGAATTCAGCGTCAGCGTGCTGGTGCTGCGGTTCTGCGTGATTTGCAGGATCGCGTCGGCATTGGCGGGCGTGCTGACCACCACGGTGTCGCTGCCGCCCTGCACCATGCGCGTGAAGCGCGCGATGGCCGCGGGCGAGCCGCCCGCCACATAGAGGCGCTTGAACGCGAAGTCCTGCTGGCCGCGCAACTGGAAGCCGCAGGCCGACAACATCATTACGCTGCAAACGAGCGTCAAAAACGATCTGCGAGTCACATTCGCTCCCGGTTCGCAGTGGATTCGCGGTGCCGAGGAACGCCGCCGGGCGGCGTTCCATCTGCCGGATGAAGGTGTGGAAACGTCAAACGACCACGTTCACGAGACGGCCCGGCACCACGATTATCTTCTTCGGCGCCTTGCCTTCGCTGAACTTCCCGACCATTTCGTGCGCGGCCGCCTGCTGCTCGATGGCTTCGCGCGATGCGTCCTTGGCCACCGTGATGGCGCCACGCACCTTGCCGTTCACCTGCAGCACAAGTTCGATCTCGGCCTGCTCGAGCGCCTTCTCGTCGACCTTCGGCCACGGCGCGTCGAGCAGCGGGCCGAATTCGTCCGCGTAGCCAAGCTCCTGCCACAGTCGGAACGTCAGGTGCGGAACGACGGGGTACAGCACGCGCAGCATCACGCCGTAGGTTTCACGCAGCACGGCTGTCTGCGCGCCCTTCGCGCCGTCGAGCGCGTTGAGCATCTTCATCGCGGCCGACACCACCGTGTTGTATTGCAGACGCTGATAGTCGAAGTCCGCCTGCTTCAGCACGCTGTAGATCTCGCGACGCAACGCCTTGTCGGCTTCGCCCGCCTGAGCGGCGTCGAACTGGCCGCCCGCGCGCAGCGCGGCTTCATTCGTGTAGCCGAAGTTCCACACGCGACGCAGGAAGCGGCTCGCGCCTTCGACGCCCGAACCCGACCACTCGAGCTGCTGCTCGGGCGGTGCGGCGAACATCACGAACAGACGCGCGGTGTCCGCGCCGTGCTGATCGATCAGCATCTGCGGGTCGACGCCGTTGTTCTTCGACTTCGACATCTTCTCGACGCCGCCAAGCACGACCGGCTGGCCGTCCGCGTTCAGCAGCGCGCCGACCGGGCGGCCCTTGTCGTCGAACGACACGGTGACGTCGGCCGGGTTGTACCAGGTCTTCTTGCCCGCTTCGTTTTCGCGGTAGTAGGTTTCATTGAGCACCATGCCCTGCGTGAGCAGGTTCTTCGCCGGCTCGCCGAACTTCACGAGACCGAGGTCGCGCATCACCTTCGCCCAGAAGCGCGAGTACAGCAGGTGCAGGATCGCGTGCTCGATGCCGCCGATGTACTGGTCCATCGGCGCCCAGTAGTCGGTGCGCTCGTCGACCATCGTCTTCGCATCCGGCGACGCGTAGCGGTAGAAGTACCACGACGAGTCGACGAAGGTGTCCATCGTGTCGGTTTCGCGCTTCGCCGCGCCGCCGCACTTCGGACACGTGCAGTTCAGGAACGCTTCGGACTTCGCAAGCGGATTGCCCGTGCCGTCCGGCACGAGGTCTTCCGGCAGCACGACGGGCAGATCCTGTTCCGGCACCGGCACGTCGCCGCAGCTCGGGCAGTGGATGATCGGAATCGGCGTGCCCCAATAACGCTGGCGCGACACGCCCCAGTCACGCAGACGCCACGTGATCTGCTTGTCGCCGAGGCCGAGCTCCTTGAGATCGGCGGCGATGCAGTCCACTGCTTCGTCGTACGCGAGACCGTCATACTTGCCGCTGTTCACCAGCGTGCCGGCTTTCTCGCCGTACCACTCGGCCCAGGCTTGCGTCGAGAATTGCTTGCCTTCGACCGCCACCACCTGCTTCACCGGCAAACCGTACTTCTTCACGAACGCGAAGTCGCGCTCGTCGTGCGCCGGCACGCCCATCACAGCGCCTTCGCCGTAAGTCATCAGCACGTAGTTGCCGATCCACACCTCGACCTGCTCCTGCGTCAGCGGATGCGTGACGTAAAAGCCGGTGGCCATGCCCTTCTTTTCCATCGTCGCGACGTCGGCTTCGGCGACGCCGCCGCGCTTGCATTCGTCGATGAACGCCTGCAGCTCCGGCTTGCCTTGCGCGAGGCGCGTGGCAAGCGGATGCTCGGCGGCAATCGCGCAAAACGTGACGCCCATGATCGTGTCGGCGCGCGTCGTAAACACGCGCAGCAGCTTCTGTTCGCCGTCGATCTCGTACGGGAACCCGAAGTTCACCCCGAAGCTCTTGCCGATCCAGTTCTGCTGCATGATCTTCACGCGCTCAGGCCAGCCGAGGCCATCGAGATCGTTCAGCAGCTCATCCGCGTACTGCGTAATGCGCATGTAGTACATCGGGATTTCGCGCTTCTCGACGAGCGCGCCCGAGCGCCAGCCGCGCCCGTCGATCACCTGCTCGTTCGCGAGCACGGTCTGGTCGACCGGGTCCCAGTTCACGGTGCCGGTTTTCTTGTACGCGATGCCCTTTTCCAGCATCTTCAGGAACAGCCACTGGTTCCACTTGTAATAGTCAGGGCTGCAAGTCGCGACTTCGCGCGACCAGTCGATTGCGAGGCCCATCGACTGCATCTGCTTCTTCATATAAGCGATGTTGTCGTAGGTCCACTGCGCGGGCGGCACGTTGTTGGCCATCGCGGCGTTTTCCGCCGGCATGCCGAACGCGTCCCAACCCATCGGCATCAGCACGTTGTAGCCGTTCATCCGCAGATAGCGGTACATCACGTCGTTGATCGTGTAGTTGCGCACGTGCCCCATGTGCAGCTTGCCCGACGGATACGGCAGCATCGAGACGCAGTAGAACTTGGGCTTGTCGCTGGTTTCCGTCGTCTTGTAGGCGTCGATGGCGCGCCATTGCCCTTGCGCGGCGGCTTCGACGTCGGAGGGAACGTATTTTTCGTGCATGGTGTGATGGGATCGCTGGGTTCGGTGCTTTCGCACCGGCCTGGTGCTCTGCAGAATATTGTGGCGTCGTTTCCCCATTGGCGAGGAAAGGGCTGATTATACCGTTCGCGGACGGGTGCGCCGCGCAGCGTGGTGCGCGGCCGGGTATGCCGGATTCGTGGACGTGGTGCGCGCCCAGCGACGCTCAGTGCGGCGCGGCGGGCGGCGGCGGGTCCGTCACGAAGCCGATCCGCTCGAGCCCGGCCTGCTGCGCGGCGCCCATCACCTGTGCGATCACCTCGTAGCGCGTCGAGCGCTCCGCGCGTAGCTGGATGTCCGGTTGGTCCGCCTGCTTGCCGGCCTCGGCGAACTGCGCGCGCATCTGCGCGAGCGTGATCGCCTTGCCGTTCCAGTAGAGCTTGCCGGCTGCGTCTATGGAAAGGGAAATGGTCTGCGGGGTCTGACGCGCGGGCGCCGCCGCGACCTTCGGCAGATCGAGCCGGATCGCGTGCGAGAACAGCGGCGCGGTGATGATGAAAATCACCAGCAGCACCAGCATCACGTCGATCAGCGGCGTCATGTTGATCTCGGCCATCGGCGCGGCCGTCTGCTTCTTCTCGAGTCCGCCGAATGCCATGTCGCCTCCCTGCGTTTGAGCTTGCCTGTGCGATGTGCAGTGCGCCGTTCGCCGCGGTATGCAGTCAACTGCCGCGTTGCACGTCAGCGCTGCGCCTCGTGCGCCGCCTGCTGCGCGCGCGCCGGCGTCGGTGCGTGCTCGGCCGGCCCGCACACGTAGGCGTGCAGATCGTGCGCGAAGCCATCCAGATCCTCGCACAATTGCCGCACGAGGCGCCCCAGCACGTTATACGCGAGCACCGCCGGAATCGCGACCACCAGACCGAACGCGGTCATGATCAGCGCCTCGCCGACCGGTCCCGCGACATTCTCGATCTGCGCCTGCCCGCTCGCCGCGATGCTGCCGAGCGCGTGATAGATACCCCACACGGTGCCGAGCAGACCAACGAACGGCGCGGTGCTACCGACCGACGCGAGCAGCACCTGACCGAATTCGAGCCGCCGCTGCGACGCATTGAGCGCCTGGCGCAGCGCGCGCAGCACCCGTTCGCTACGCTCAACCCGCGCGAGCAGCGCGCCCGGAATGTCGACCTCGGCCGCATGGAGCGCTGCTTCGGCGAGCGGCGTGAACACGCGCTCGCGGTCGGTGCGGCGCAGTATGGCGACGCCTTCGGCGAGCGTCGGCGCCTGCCAGAAGCGCGGGATGGCCCGCGCGGCCTGACGTTTCGCGCGCGTCAGAATCCAGCTCTTGACGATCAGGAAGCACCAGCTCGCAATCGACATGGCCAGCAGCACATAGGCGACGCCATGCGTGAGCGCGTCGCTCGTTTGCAGGTAATGGATGATGCCGGTGCCGTCTGCCATCTGACCTCGCCGTGGGAAAGTGACTTCGGGAAGGCGCGCCCGGGATGCGCGGCCCCGCCTATGCGCAACAGGCTCCGCTCAACGCAGGCCGAGCACGTCCTGCATGTCGAAGAAGCCGTTGTCGTGGCTTTCGAGGAAGCGTACAGCACGAAGCGCGCCTTGTGCATATGACAGCCGGCTCGCCGACTTGTGCGTGATCTCGATGCGCTCGCCGATGCCCGCGAACAGCACCGTATGATCGCCGACGATATCGCCGCCGCGAATCGCCGAGAAGCCGATCGTCGACGGATCGCGCTCGCCGGTCACGCCTTCGCGGCCGTAGACCGCGCAGTCGTCGAGATTGCGGCCGAGCGCGTTGGCGATGACTTCGCCCATCGTCAGCGCGGTGCCGGACGGCGCGTCGACCTTGTGGCGATGATGCGCTTCGATGATCTCGATGTCGTAGCCGGTCGAGAAGTGCCGCGCCGCGTATTCGAGCAGCTTCAGCGTGACGTTCACGCCGACGCTCATGTTCGACGCGAACACGACGCCGATCTTCTGCGCCGCCGCGCGCAGCAGCGCTTTTTGCCCGTTGTCGAAACCGGTCGTGCCGATCACCATTTTCACGTTGTGGCGCTGCGCGGCTTCGAGATGCGCGAGCGTCGCGTCGGGGCGCGTGAAGTCGATCAGGTAGTCGGATTCGGCGAACACGCGCTCGATGTCGTCGGACAGCTGCACACCGGTCTGCTTGCCGAGGAACGCGCCGGCGTCCTGACCAAGCTGCGCCGAACCTGCGCGGCAGAGTGCCCCGGACAGCGTGGCGTCGGCATCATTGAGGACGGTTTCGATCAGCATGCGGCCCATACGGCCCGATGCGCCAGCAATGGCAATTTTCATGACGATGAGGATTCGAAAAGAGTCAACCGGGATGAAGCCCGGCAAACGCGGCCCGGCAAATGCACCGACCAGTGTGCAGGATCGCGCCCGGTCGAGATAGGGACAAGCGGCGGCAGGTGGCAAGATCCGGCGGCAAAATCAGCCGGTTCGCTGCTGGCGCCAATGCGGGTGGCCGACCGCCGTGGCCCGCTCAGTTGGGCAACTGATGCAGTCCATTGCCG from Paraburkholderia sp. HP33-1 includes the following:
- a CDS encoding MurR/RpiR family transcriptional regulator, which produces MMLSQVEEMRDQLRPSERKLADYVIEAPREVLDLSMTEVAARAGVSQPTIARFCHALGFSGFREFKIRLAQGIAAEVPAVYRDVRPDEPTPGVAAKVLDRTIGALIQVRNNLSSDSVAAAIDILARAKRIEFYGAGGSGIAALDVQHKFFRLGMPSVAYSDPHTFLMSAALLGEGDVVVAISNTGRTRDIIDAAKAALKAGAKVIAITHGNSPLARLATVGLFANVDEDTDIFSPMTSRVSHLAIGDILAVGVALSRGPDLVEKLAQTKEVIHRRRVDSRG
- a CDS encoding LPS-assembly lipoprotein LptE, with translation MTRRSFLTLVCSVMMLSACGFQLRGQQDFAFKRLYVAGGSPAAIARFTRMVQGGSDTVVVSTPANADAILQITQNRSTSTLTLNSLGVVAEYQLNLHMTYTLTGKDGTVLIPGSVIALNRAMTYSDQFSQAKAAESDILFADMENDAVDQLVRRLGVVRSLHPTPAEAVPAIAPRAPLPPPPL
- the edd gene encoding phosphogluconate dehydratase, which codes for MVSPHSQLLKVTKRVIERSKPTREAYLARIQHAQGRFPARGALSCANLAHGFAGLEGNDKLVIKQIREPNIGIVSSYNEMLSAHAPYKNYPDIIKQAARENGGVAQFAGGVPAMCDGVTQGNAGMELSLFSREVIAMSTAVALTHNMFDAALCLGICDKIVPGLLIGALQFGHLPTIFVPAGPMASGLSNDDKAKTRQQFATGQCGREALLEAEAAAYHSHGTCTFYGTANSNQMLMEVMGLHLPGSAFVHPHTSLRDALTAQAARRVLDLTVERGHYMPIGHVVDEKAIVNGIVALLATGGSTNHTLHLVAIARAAGIVIDWDDFDTLSQAVPLLAKIYPNGKADVNHFHAAGGVAFLVRNLLEGGLLHEDVNTVAGKGLKRYTEEPKLIDSKLQWVAGVEASADTAVLRGIKEPFQPDGGLRLMQGKLGRGVIKISAVAAQHRKVKAPAIVFDSQEAVQEAFDNGELKRDFIAVVRFQGAQANGMPELHRLTPLLGVLQDQGFHVALVTDGRMSGASGKVPAVIHLSPEALLQGPIGKVRTGDMLVIDAEAGVLDIEIDAAEWAARPNAEPLHQADNEVGFGRELFGVFRAAAAPAEQGASVFGRLVGEDGHGSDHKHGDKHGHQPSGHHTSTAQAGAALQKQGV
- the leuS gene encoding leucine--tRNA ligase; amino-acid sequence: MHEKYVPSDVEAAAQGQWRAIDAYKTTETSDKPKFYCVSMLPYPSGKLHMGHVRNYTINDVMYRYLRMNGYNVLMPMGWDAFGMPAENAAMANNVPPAQWTYDNIAYMKKQMQSMGLAIDWSREVATCSPDYYKWNQWLFLKMLEKGIAYKKTGTVNWDPVDQTVLANEQVIDGRGWRSGALVEKREIPMYYMRITQYADELLNDLDGLGWPERVKIMQQNWIGKSFGVNFGFPYEIDGEQKLLRVFTTRADTIMGVTFCAIAAEHPLATRLAQGKPELQAFIDECKRGGVAEADVATMEKKGMATGFYVTHPLTQEQVEVWIGNYVLMTYGEGAVMGVPAHDERDFAFVKKYGLPVKQVVAVEGKQFSTQAWAEWYGEKAGTLVNSGKYDGLAYDEAVDCIAADLKELGLGDKQITWRLRDWGVSRQRYWGTPIPIIHCPSCGDVPVPEQDLPVVLPEDLVPDGTGNPLAKSEAFLNCTCPKCGGAAKRETDTMDTFVDSSWYFYRYASPDAKTMVDERTDYWAPMDQYIGGIEHAILHLLYSRFWAKVMRDLGLVKFGEPAKNLLTQGMVLNETYYRENEAGKKTWYNPADVTVSFDDKGRPVGALLNADGQPVVLGGVEKMSKSKNNGVDPQMLIDQHGADTARLFVMFAAPPEQQLEWSGSGVEGASRFLRRVWNFGYTNEAALRAGGQFDAAQAGEADKALRREIYSVLKQADFDYQRLQYNTVVSAAMKMLNALDGAKGAQTAVLRETYGVMLRVLYPVVPHLTFRLWQELGYADEFGPLLDAPWPKVDEKALEQAEIELVLQVNGKVRGAITVAKDASREAIEQQAAAHEMVGKFSEGKAPKKIIVVPGRLVNVVV
- a CDS encoding CopD family protein, producing the protein MLWVKTFHIVLIASWFAGLFYLPRIFVNLAMETEPAATARLLLMARKLFRFMSLIAVPAIACGLWLWLVIGIGSGEGWIHAKVGVVVLLVIYHAYCGVLLRRFERGENRRSDKWYRMFNELPVLGMLVAVALVVIKPF
- a CDS encoding glutamate-5-semialdehyde dehydrogenase — its product is MDIDQYMTDLGRRARQASRAMARASTAAKNAALAAVAEAIERDADLLKAANARDLERARGKGHDAAFIDRLTLSDKALKTMVEGLRQVAALADPIGEISNLKYRPSGIQVGQMRVPLGVIGIIYESRPNVTIDAAALCLKSGNATILRGGSEALECNTALAKLIGEGLEAAGLPQDAVQVVATADRAAVGKLITMTGYVDVIVPRGGKSLIERLMNEARVPMIKHLDGICHVYVDDRADLAKALNVCDNAKTHRYGTCNTMETLLVARGIAAEVLPPLGKLYRGKEVELRVDAAARAVLADAGVGPLVDATEEDWRTEYLAPVLAIKVVDGIDAAIEHINTYSSQHTDAIVTEDHDRAMRFLREVDSASVMVNASTRFADGFEFGLGAEIGISNDKLHARGPVGLEGLTSLKYVVLGHGEGRQ
- a CDS encoding ExbD/TolR family protein, translated to MAFGGLEKKQTAAPMAEINMTPLIDVMLVLLVIFIITAPLFSHAIRLDLPKVAAAPARQTPQTISLSIDAAGKLYWNGKAITLAQMRAQFAEAGKQADQPDIQLRAERSTRYEVIAQVMGAAQQAGLERIGFVTDPPPPAAPH
- the holA gene encoding DNA polymerase III subunit delta, with protein sequence MQLRPDALEAHLAKGLAGLYVVYGDEHLLAQEACDRIRAAARAAGFTDRSVFTVERGFDWSSLLGASQSMSLFGDRQLVELRIPSGKPGKEGADALKALASTVNDDVLTMITLPRLDAATQKSAWFTALADAGVALKIDPVERAQLPNWVGQRLAAQGQRVAAGEEGRRALAFIAERVEGNLLAAHQEIQKLGLLYPSGSLSFDQVQDAVLNVARYDVFKLNEAMLAGDVGRLARMLDGLRGEGEATVLVLWAVVEEVRTLLRIKRGVAAGKPLAMLTRENRVWGPRERLIGPALSRVSEAALEKALALAARLDRQVKGLSGGTPRNHRNDPPPDPWDGLFELAMAVAAPKSPAASPVPPPRPRASTAEPTRRPV